ACGATCTGGCCATTCAGTTCACCGATGGCGAGTGCGCGACCTACCTTGGCTGGGAAGATAACCGCAGCCTCGAAGAACTCGACGGTGAGCGCTTCGAAGTCCAAGCCGTGTTTAGCCAGGTTGGTGAGGCGCTTGGCTTCGTCGTAGCTGATCAGCATGAATATCCGTACACCTTAATTAGCCGACATTCAATACTCGTGTACGAAAATGATTGCCGCTGAGATCAGGCCAGATCGAAGTAGCATGGGCGTCGCGTTACCCCTCCGCCGCCACACTCACCCCATCCGCCCATTCCGGGTCCGTCGTGAACGCGATCGTCAGCCAGCGGTCGGGGGAGTCCGGGCCGAGGGCGGTGCTGACTTCGTTGCGGATGCGGTCCCATTCTTCCAGGCGCGTGGCGGGGCGGTCGTGGGGGACGATGAAATAGAGTTCGATCTGTCGGCCGCGGCCGACGCGGGCGACATAGGCGCGGTAGGAGAGGAAGCCGTAGCGGTCGACGAAATCCTGCGCCACGTGGTCGACATGTTCCTTGAGGTCCGCGGGGGTGACGAGAAGGATGTCGGCCAGAGCCTGCCGGATGGTGCCCAGTGGAATCGGGATGATGATCACGCAGATCGCCGCCAGCACGACCGGGTCGATATAGGGCGAGAGCCAGGCAAGCTCGGTGCCCTGGATGAAATAGCCGAAGACGAAGGCCACGAAGAGCGCTGCCGTCATTGCCGAGGACATCACCCAGCTCTTGACGTCGAGCGCCACGAAATCAGAGCCGATGCCGCGATTGGCGCGGTGAGCGTAGGTGGCCATGGTGACGGTCATGACCAGGGTGATCACGGTGTAGATGATGGCGTTGTCGAATTCGAGATGGCGCCCACCCTGCACGATGCTGCCGATTGCGTTGATGAAGGCGTAGATGGCCGCGCCCGAGAGCATGATGCCGTTGAGGCCCAGCACCATCGGCTCGAGGTGCCAGAAGCCCATGGTGAAGTGCTTCACCAGCCAGTTGCTGTCGGGTTCCTCGCTGGTCGAGGAGGCGATGAGCCGCGCCACGAGCAGCGCGAGCACGGTCATGATGGCGTCGGTCAGGGCGTAGACGCCGTCGAAGACGATGGCGAAGGAGCCCGAGATGAGCCCGAAGGCGATGCCGATCCCCGCCACGACGAAGGTCACGGCTATCGAAAGGCGCAATACGCCCTGTTCTGATTGCATGAGCAGACCCGGCTTGCATTGTCGTGCCGGAAGCCTAACCCGGCATGCCCGCTCCAGCAATCGGCTGATTCTGCTTGTGGATCAGGCGTCTGCGCATCGCGGTCCGGTGCTGGTCGCCCTTTCGCTTCATCGCATGCATGCCGTTCTCAGGCGGCGCGAATTGCCGTAAGGCTGACCAGGCCACGACAAGAGACGACGAGCATGTCCAAGGGAACCCGCGCGACCAAGATGCTGGAACAGGCCGGCATCGCCTTCACCACCGCGACCTACGACTACGATCCCAACGCGCAGAGCATCGGTCTCCAGGCCGCCGAAGCGTTGGGGGAGGCGCCGGATCGCGTGCTCAAGACGCTGATGGCGCTGGTGGATAAGAAGCCCGTTTGCGTCATCGTGCCATCCGACCACGAGGTCTCGCTCAAGAAGCTCGCAGTTGCGTTCGGCGGCAAATCCGCCGAGATGATGAAGCCTGCCGATGCCGAACGCATTTCCGGCTACAAGGTCGGCGGCATCAGCCCCTTCGGCCAGATGCGCAAGCTCCCCACCGCCATCGAGGAGCAGGCGCTGGGGCACGAGGCCGTCTATGTCAATGGCGGCCAGCGCGGGTTGCAGGTCCGTCTCCGGCCATCGGACATCGTCGCCGCCATCGGCGCCATCGCCGCGCCTCTGGTGGCCTAGGTCCGTACTCAATAAATCCCGGCGCCCCAGAGCGCTTATCTCCCCATCCGACAGATTCCAACGGAAGCACCGTCCGTCTGCCGCGCCACAACCACCTTACTTCCCCGGCCGCAGAGCCGGGGCCCACGGATACCTCCACTCGCGTGGAGGGTGGCAATGGGGCGACCATCGCAACCTCATCTACGGGTGCAATTGAGTACGGACCCTAGCCGATTTATCCACCGCGGTTCGTGCGAGGATAAAATGCTGGAACCACGCCCCCAAATCGGGCGTGGCGAGTGCAGGTATTCACATTCGTGGAATTGGGTCGAAAAGCGGAGAAAAGCCGCAAAAACTCGTCGAAATTGGTCGAAATTCATTCAAAATTTAACGATTCTCGGACGGTTCTGAAGGAATATATTCTGTAATATCAACGTGTTAGCGTGTTTCGCAGTCTCGAAAATATCGCAATTTTTCTGCGCTACTTTGGAAAAGATCAGTAGTTCCAATTGGATACGCTGAATCCGACCGATTGCCTCGATCTCTATCCCACACTACCCCACCTCCATTCGCTCCTTCCCGGCGACGGCCGGAGCCCGGAGGATGGTTCAAAGCCCCCCGAAGTTATCCTAGGCCGCTACGTCCCCCGCGGCTTCGCCCGCGCAGTGGCCTGCGCCTCCAGCGGGTTGTCCGGCCAATAATGTTTCGGGTACCGCCCCTTGAGGTCCTTGGCCACGTCCCGCCACGAGCCGCGCCAGAAGCCCGGCAGGTCGCGTGTCGTCTGGATGGGGCGATGGGCGGGCGACAGCAGCACCAGCAGCAGAGGCACCTTGCCTCCGGCAACGCTCGGATGCCGGTCGAGCCCGAACAGTTCCTGCACCCGGATTTCGAGCGTCGGCCCGTTCTCGCCGGAATAGTCGATGGGCACGTTCGAGCCCGATGGCGCGGCGAAGTGACTCGGCAGCAGCCTTTCCATCTCGCTCCGGCGGGCCCATGGCAGCTTCTCGTCGAGCGCCGCCGAAAGGTCCTCTGCCGTGATGTCGCCGAGCCCGGCACGGCCGACGAGATAGGGCGCCAGCCACGCTGCACCATCGGCAGCGAGGGCGGCGTCGGACAGGTCAGGCCAGGGCTCGCCCAGCGTTTCATGGAGATAGGTCGCGCGCGCCCGCAGCGCCTTCTGCTCCCTGCTCCAGGGCAGGGGCAGGCCGATCTCGGCGAGGCCTGTAGCCAGCGCGGAGGCCGCCTCCTCTGTCGCCGGCACCGCCAGCGGTTCTTCGTTGAGGCGCAGCGCGCCAAGCATCCTGAGCCGCCGGGCCCGCAGGCTCCGTGAGCCCTTGTCGAAGCTCAGCACCACCTGTGTATCGATCTGCCCCGCGAACAATTCTTCGATCGTCGCCCGGTCGATAGCCGCCGCCGACCGGATGCGGCCGTTGGCGGCGGTGCCGGTAAGGTCGGCCACGACAAGGTAGGGCGCCGCGGCCAAGCCGTCGGTTTCTTCAAGGCTGGCGGCCCGCCCGTTGGCCAGACGGAAGCGGCCGCGAGCACCGGAAGCTTGCGCCACGCGATCCGGGTAGGCGCGGGCGAGATGGCGGCCGGCGTCTTCGCTATTACCGGTCCTGTTCCCGACCAGGGCCGCCCAGCGCCGCGCGAGGTTTTTCGCTTCATCGGCCCGCCGGCCGGATTCGCGGCGGAAGCGGGCGAGGCGATGGGCGAGGTCGATGCCGTCGCCGCCAAGGCCGCGCTCGCCGATGAGCACGGCGACTTCCGCGGCGGTGAGGGCGTCGTTCTCCACGGCGGCGCGGTGGACCATGTGGGCGAGGCGCGGATGCAGCGGCAGGCGCGCGAGCGCCTGGCCTTCGGGCGTGATGCGACCGTCGCCGTCCAACGCTTCCAGCCCTTTGAGGAGCGTGATGGCCTCGTTCCAGGCCGGTGCCGGCGGCGGATCTAGGAAGGCCAGCGTCCTGGGATCGGTGACGCCCCAGGAGGCTAGGTCGAGGGCAAGGCCGGAGAGATCGGCGGCCAGAATCTCGGGCGTATCGAAGGCGTCGAGCGCGGCGCTCTGGCCTTCGTTCCACAGGCGATAGCAGATGCCGGGCTCCGTGCGGCCGGCGCGGCCGCGGCGCTGGTCGGCGGCGGCGCGCGAGACGCGGCGGGTTTCGAGCGTCGTGAGGCCCGTGGAAGGCTCATAGGCCGGGACGCGGCGGAAGCCGGAATCGATGACGATGCGCACGCCCTCGATGGTGAGCGAGGTTTCCGCGATCGAAGTCGCCAGCACGATCTTGCGGCGGCCGGTCGGGGCAGGCTGCACGGCGCGATCCTGTTCGGCTGGGGTGAGCTGGCCGTAGAGCGGGGCGATGTCTGTATTGGCTGGCACCTTGCCGGCGAGGCGCTCGGCGGTGCGGGTGATCTCGGCCTGGCCAGGGACGAAGACGAGCACGGAACCGGGCTCGTCGCGCATGGCTTCGAGCGTGGCGGCCGTCACCTGGTCTTCGAGGCGCGCCAGCGGATCGTGGTCGATATAGCGCGTCTCGACGGGGAAGGCGCGGCCTTCGCTTTCGATAACCGGCGCGTCGCCGAGGAGTTTTGAGACGCGGGCGCCGTCGATGGTCGCCGACATCACAAGGAGGCGCAGGTCTTCCCGCAGCGCCGTGGCGTCGAGCGCCAAAGCAAGGCCGAGATCGCCGTCGAGGCTGCGTTCGTGGAACTCGTCGAAGAGCACGGCGGCGATGCCGTTGAGCTCGGGATCGTCGAGCAGCATGCGGGTGAAGACGCCTTCGGTGACGACTTCGATACGGGTCTTCTTCGTCACCTTGTTGTCGAGCCGCACGCGATAGCCGACGGTTTCGCCTACTTCCTCGCCCAGCGTCTGCGCCATGCGGCGCGCGGCGGCGCGGGCGGCGAGGCGCCGGGGCTCTAGCATGACGATGCGGCCATCGCCGCGCCACGGCGTATCGAGCAATGCCAGCGGCACGCGCGTGGTCTTGCCGGCGCCCGGCGGCGCGACGAGCACGGCGAACGGCCCGGCCTCAAGCGCGGCAAGAAGCGGGGGCAGGGCGGCATCGATGGGGAGCGGCGAAAGGAGCGGCATGCGGCTTCATCGCCGGTTCCGCGCGAGAGGGCAAGCTTGAACGGAAGGGCCTTTCGGTCTAGGAGGAGCGCCTTCCCGAGAGAACGTATTGCCATGACCGCCGCCACCGCGACCGCAACTGCCCGCACGGGCCTGGCCCCGTATCAGACGCGGCGCACCTTCGCCATCATCTCGCACCCGGACGCCGGCAAGACGACGCTGACCGAAAAGCTGCTGGCCGCCTCGGGCGCCATCCAGCAGGCGGGCGCCGTGCGCGGCCGCGCCAGCATGCGCGCCACCCGTTCGGACTGGATGGAAATCGAACAGCAGCGCGGCATCTCGATCACCTCCTCGGTGATGACCTTCGAGCATGACGGGCTGACCTTCAACCTCCTCGATACGCCCGGCCACTCGGACTTCTCGGAAGATACCTATCGCACGCTCACGGCGGTGGACGCGGCGATCATGGTCATCGACATGGCCAAGGGTATCGAAAGCCAGACGCTGAAACTCTTCGAAGTCTGCCGCCTGCGCGACATCCCCATCATCACCTTCGTCAACAAGGTGGACCGCGAAGGCCTCGGCCCGCTCGAAATCCTCGATACTGTCGCCGACACCCTGGCGCTCGACGTGGCGCCGGTCGTCTGGCCGATCGGCTCGGGCGTCGACTTCAAGGGTACGCTCGATCTCATCGGCAAACGGCTGCTCTCGCCCTCGGGCGAAGTGCTGGAGACCTTCGAGGATGTCGAGGACCTGATGCTCGACGAAAAGTACCTGGCCGACCCGGTCTATGCGAGCGCCTTCGACACCCTCGACCTGGCGCTTTCCGGCTACCCGGCCTTCGATCGCGATACGTATCTGGAAGGGCACCTGACGCCTGTGATCTTCGGCTCGGCCTTGAAGAGCATCAGCGTCGCCGAACTTCTCAAGGCCCTCGGCACCTGGGCGCCCGAGCCGCGGCCACAGCCGGCCGAGCCCAATCCGATCCAGCCGTCGGACAACAAGGTTGCGGGCTTCGTGTTCAAGGTGCAGGCCAACATGAACGCCAACCACCGCGACCGCATCGCCTTCGTGCGGCTGTCCTCGGGCACGTTCAAGCGCGGCATGAAGCTGCGGAACGTCCGCTCGGGCAAGGACATGGCGGTGACCAACCCGATGTTCTTCTTCGGCCAGAGCCGCGAACTGGCCGATGAGGCCGTGGCCGGCGATATCGTCGGCATTCCCAACCACGGCACGCTCTCGGTGGGCGACACGCTCACCGAAGGCGCGGCGATCAAGGTCACGGGCATTCCGAACTTCGCGCCGGAAATCATCCGTCGCGTGCGCCTCACCGATCCGATCAAGGCCAAGCAGCTTTCCAAGGCGCTGTCCGATCTCGCCGAGGAAGGCGTGGCGCAGGTTTTCCGTCGCATGATCGGCGCCGACTGGCTGGTCGGCGTCGTCGGCCAGCTGCAGCTCGAAGTGCTGCAATCGCGCATCGAGAAGGAATACGGTGTGCCGATCGCCTTCGAGAGCATCGGCTACGAGCTGGCCCGCTGGGTCGCCGCCGAGGACAAGACCGAGCTCAAGAAGTTCATCGACGCCAACCGTGCGACGCTGGCCGAGGACAAGGATGGCAACCCCATCTACCTGGCGCAGAGCAATTGGTGGCTCACCCGCATGCAGCAGGACTATCCCAAGGTCGAGTTCTTTGCGACAAGGGAACGAGCCTAGACTTTAGCGGACCGCGAGAGGAGAGGGACCGTGCGCAAGGAATGGTCCCTGGTCATCGACCCGGTCCGGCAGATCTATGGCCGCTTCTGGCGGGAATCGCGGCTGACGCTGGTCGGCATCGCGGCTCTGGTGGTGATCTCGTCCTTCGGGCAGGTCATCACGCCTTATGTCTTCTCGCGCCTCATCGACACGCTCAACGCGCCTGAGCTGCCCGCTGCCATCGTCCTCATGTTCGTCGGCTACGCGCTCATGCGCGGGCTGGCCAACGCCATATCGCAGCTCGTCAACTTCATGGCCTGGATGGCGGCGCAGGGGCTCAACTTCATCAGCGGCACCGCCTTCTTCGACCGGCTGCTGCGCAAGCGGGTCAGCTTCTTCGTCGAGCACAACCCGGTCGAGATCCAGAACGCCCGCTCGCAGGGCGAGAACTCGCTCTTCGTCCTGGTTCAGCTCGGCATCATCGTCTTCATCCCCGCCGTGACGCAGATCGCCCTCAGCCTCATCGTGCTGGGCGCGGCGATCAATATCGAGATCGCGCTCATCGTCATCGTCTATGGCGTAGCCTTCATCGTCATGACCTATTGGGCCAACCACTGGACGCGGCCGTATCTCGACAAGGCGGTGGATGCGCAGCAGGAGGCGACGCGGTTTGTCGGCAACGCCGTCAACGCCATGGAGACCCTGCGCTATTTCGGCGGCGACCGCTGGATGAGCGACAACTTCTCGAGCCGCGCCGGCGCCGTCCGCACGGCGTGGCGCGCCTGGGCCATCCGGCGCATCGGCTTCATCGGCGGGTTCGGCCTGGCGCTGGCGACCCAGCTTGCCGTGACCTTCGCGCTCCTCATCCCGCGCTACGAGGCCGGCACGCTCAGCGTCGGCGATATCGTCCTCATCAACACCCTCATGATCCAGCTCAACCAGCCCTTCGAGATGGTGGGCTCGGCCATCAACGAGGTCGTGCGGGCCGTCTCCAATTTCCTGCCCTTCGCCCGCATGTGGGCGGAGCCGGAGGAGCCCGATACCGGCCGTGGCAAGCGCCTCATGCTCGATCGAGGCAGCATCGTCTTTGCGGATGTCGGCTACAGCTACGGCAATGCCGGCGCGACGGTCGGGCCGGTGAGCCTCGTCGCCGAGCGCGGCCACGTCACCTTCCTCACCGGCGAGACCGGCGCCGGCAAGTCGACGCTCTTCAAGCTGGCGCTCAAGGCGCTGGAGCCCACCGAGGGCCGGATCGTCGTGGATGGCACGGACCTTGAGGAGATCAGCCGCGACGACTGGTATTCGATCATCGGCGTCGTGCCGCAGGAAGTGATGCTGCTCAACGACAGCCTCCGGTCCAACATCGTTCTCGGCCGCGACTATGATCCCGAGCGGCTGCGGCTGGCGGCGCAGAAGGCCTCGATCCTCGATTTCGTCGAGGGTCTGCCGGAGACATTCGAGACCAATGTCGGCGAGCGCGGACTGAAACTCTCAGGCGGCGAGCGGCAGCGCATCGCCATCGCGCGGGCGCTCTATGGCGAGCCGGAAGTGCTGTTTCTCGATGAAGCCAGCTCGGCGCTCGACGAGGCGACGGAGGCCGAAATCATGGGGGAGTTGCGCCTGCTCGCCGACAGGATGACAATTCTGGCGATCACTCATCGGAAGGCCGTAATCGGCAAGCATGACACTGTCATCGATTTGCCCGGCGGCACCAAGACCGTTGAGGCGAATGACGAAATCGAGGCTTGAGAGGAAAAGACATGCAGCATCGCCGCTTGGGGAAGACCGGGTTCCAGGTTTCCGAGATCGGGCTCGGTCTCTGGCAGCTGGGAGGGGACTTCGGCCCGCTGGCGGACGATACGGCAACCGGCATCCTCGCCGAAGCCAACAGCCTCGGCGTCAATTTCTGGGATACGGCCGATGTCTATGGCTCGGGTCTTTCCGAAAGCCGCGTGCGCAGCTTTCCGGCCAAGGCGGGCGTCACCATTGCCACCAAGGTCGGGCGGTCGGGAACGCTCTATCCCGACAAGTATTCCAAGCAGGCGATCAAGGACAGCCTTGCCGGTTCCGCCCGGCGGCTGGGTGTCGAGGTGCTCGATCTCGTCCAGCTCCACACCATCCCCACCGAAGTGCTGCGGCAAGGCGACGTCTTCGGCTGGATGGACGAATTGCAGGCCGAGGGCCTCTTCCGCTTCTATGGCGCCAGCGTAGAGACCATTGAAGAGGGCCTGATCTGCCTCGAGCATGCGGGCGTCTCGACGCTCCAGATCATCTTCAACATCTTCCGGCAGGATGCCGCCAAGGAATTGCTGCCCCGGGCACGCGATCGCGACGTGGGCATCATCGTGCGCCTGCCGCTCGCCAGCGGGTTGCTGTCGGGCAAGTTCAGCGCCCACACCCATTTCGCCGCCCAGGACCACCGCTACTACAATCGCGACGGCAAGGCCTTCAATGTCGGGGAGACCTTTTCGGGCCTGCCCTTCGAAACCGGCCTCGCGCTCGCCGACGAGCTCAAGGACCTCGTGCCGGACGGCTGGACCATGGCGCAGATGGCGCTGCGCTGGATCCTCGACTACGAGCCGATCTCGACCGTCATCGCCGGCGTCTCGCGGCCCGAGCAACTGGCCGACAATGTCGCCGCCGCCGACCGCCCGCCGCTCTCGCGTGAGGTCCATGAGCGATTGGCCGGCTGGTATATCGAACGCGTCCGCCCCCACGTGCGCGGGCAGATTTGAGATGGCCGGCGGCGGGCACCCTTTTCGGGACCGCCGCGATGCCGGACGGCGGTTGGCCGCCGCACTCATGCGGTTCAAGTCCGCCGATCCGATCGTTCTCGCCCTGCCGCGCGGTGGGGTGCCGGTGGGCCACGAGGTCGCCGCGGCCTTGGGCGCTCCGCTCGACGTGCTCATCGTACGCAAGATCGGCGCGCCCGGCCATGAGGAACTCGGCCTCGGCGCCCTCGTCGAGGGCGACCCGCCCCAGATCGTCCTCAACGACGAGGTCATGGCCGCCATCTCGCCCTCGGGCGCCCATCTGGAAACCGAGCGGATGCGCCAGCTCGGCGAGATGAGCCGCCGCCGCAAGCTCTATCGCGGCGACCGCGCCCTGCCGCCGCTCGCCGGGCGCACCGTCATCCTCGTCGATGACGGCATCGCCACCGGAGGCACCGTTCGCGCCGCCCTGCGCGGTCTTGAGGCCTCGGGCGCGAAGACCGTGGTGCTGGCGGTGCCCGTCGCGCCGGCCGATGTGCTCGCCACGCTCCGGCCGTTGGCCGGGGAGGTCGTCTGCCTTGAGACACCACATCCCTTCAACTCGGTCGGGGAGCACTACCAGGAGTTCCCGCAGACGAGTGACGAAGAGGTGATTGCGCTCCTCGCCGAGCACGGCGGGGCTGGCGGAG
The sequence above is a segment of the Paradevosia shaoguanensis genome. Coding sequences within it:
- a CDS encoding cation diffusion facilitator family transporter, giving the protein MQSEQGVLRLSIAVTFVVAGIGIAFGLISGSFAIVFDGVYALTDAIMTVLALLVARLIASSTSEEPDSNWLVKHFTMGFWHLEPMVLGLNGIMLSGAAIYAFINAIGSIVQGGRHLEFDNAIIYTVITLVMTVTMATYAHRANRGIGSDFVALDVKSWVMSSAMTAALFVAFVFGYFIQGTELAWLSPYIDPVVLAAICVIIIPIPLGTIRQALADILLVTPADLKEHVDHVAQDFVDRYGFLSYRAYVARVGRGRQIELYFIVPHDRPATRLEEWDRIRNEVSTALGPDSPDRWLTIAFTTDPEWADGVSVAAEG
- a CDS encoding peptide chain release factor 3 codes for the protein MTAATATATARTGLAPYQTRRTFAIISHPDAGKTTLTEKLLAASGAIQQAGAVRGRASMRATRSDWMEIEQQRGISITSSVMTFEHDGLTFNLLDTPGHSDFSEDTYRTLTAVDAAIMVIDMAKGIESQTLKLFEVCRLRDIPIITFVNKVDREGLGPLEILDTVADTLALDVAPVVWPIGSGVDFKGTLDLIGKRLLSPSGEVLETFEDVEDLMLDEKYLADPVYASAFDTLDLALSGYPAFDRDTYLEGHLTPVIFGSALKSISVAELLKALGTWAPEPRPQPAEPNPIQPSDNKVAGFVFKVQANMNANHRDRIAFVRLSSGTFKRGMKLRNVRSGKDMAVTNPMFFFGQSRELADEAVAGDIVGIPNHGTLSVGDTLTEGAAIKVTGIPNFAPEIIRRVRLTDPIKAKQLSKALSDLAEEGVAQVFRRMIGADWLVGVVGQLQLEVLQSRIEKEYGVPIAFESIGYELARWVAAEDKTELKKFIDANRATLAEDKDGNPIYLAQSNWWLTRMQQDYPKVEFFATRERA
- a CDS encoding phosphoribosyltransferase, producing MRFKSADPIVLALPRGGVPVGHEVAAALGAPLDVLIVRKIGAPGHEELGLGALVEGDPPQIVLNDEVMAAISPSGAHLETERMRQLGEMSRRRKLYRGDRALPPLAGRTVILVDDGIATGGTVRAALRGLEASGAKTVVLAVPVAPADVLATLRPLAGEVVCLETPHPFNSVGEHYQEFPQTSDEEVIALLAEHGGAGGAAS
- a CDS encoding BrnT family toxin; the encoded protein is MLISYDEAKRLTNLAKHGLDFEALTVEFFEAAVIFPAKVGRALAIGELNGQIVIAVVFRPLGSEALSVISMRPASRKERKLL
- a CDS encoding aldo/keto reductase codes for the protein MQHRRLGKTGFQVSEIGLGLWQLGGDFGPLADDTATGILAEANSLGVNFWDTADVYGSGLSESRVRSFPAKAGVTIATKVGRSGTLYPDKYSKQAIKDSLAGSARRLGVEVLDLVQLHTIPTEVLRQGDVFGWMDELQAEGLFRFYGASVETIEEGLICLEHAGVSTLQIIFNIFRQDAAKELLPRARDRDVGIIVRLPLASGLLSGKFSAHTHFAAQDHRYYNRDGKAFNVGETFSGLPFETGLALADELKDLVPDGWTMAQMALRWILDYEPISTVIAGVSRPEQLADNVAAADRPPLSREVHERLAGWYIERVRPHVRGQI
- a CDS encoding ABC transporter ATP-binding protein; this translates as MRKEWSLVIDPVRQIYGRFWRESRLTLVGIAALVVISSFGQVITPYVFSRLIDTLNAPELPAAIVLMFVGYALMRGLANAISQLVNFMAWMAAQGLNFISGTAFFDRLLRKRVSFFVEHNPVEIQNARSQGENSLFVLVQLGIIVFIPAVTQIALSLIVLGAAINIEIALIVIVYGVAFIVMTYWANHWTRPYLDKAVDAQQEATRFVGNAVNAMETLRYFGGDRWMSDNFSSRAGAVRTAWRAWAIRRIGFIGGFGLALATQLAVTFALLIPRYEAGTLSVGDIVLINTLMIQLNQPFEMVGSAINEVVRAVSNFLPFARMWAEPEEPDTGRGKRLMLDRGSIVFADVGYSYGNAGATVGPVSLVAERGHVTFLTGETGAGKSTLFKLALKALEPTEGRIVVDGTDLEEISRDDWYSIIGVVPQEVMLLNDSLRSNIVLGRDYDPERLRLAAQKASILDFVEGLPETFETNVGERGLKLSGGERQRIAIARALYGEPEVLFLDEASSALDEATEAEIMGELRLLADRMTILAITHRKAVIGKHDTVIDLPGGTKTVEANDEIEA
- the ybaK gene encoding Cys-tRNA(Pro) deacylase, whose amino-acid sequence is MSKGTRATKMLEQAGIAFTTATYDYDPNAQSIGLQAAEALGEAPDRVLKTLMALVDKKPVCVIVPSDHEVSLKKLAVAFGGKSAEMMKPADAERISGYKVGGISPFGQMRKLPTAIEEQALGHEAVYVNGGQRGLQVRLRPSDIVAAIGAIAAPLVA
- the hrpB gene encoding ATP-dependent helicase HrpB → MPLLSPLPIDAALPPLLAALEAGPFAVLVAPPGAGKTTRVPLALLDTPWRGDGRIVMLEPRRLAARAAARRMAQTLGEEVGETVGYRVRLDNKVTKKTRIEVVTEGVFTRMLLDDPELNGIAAVLFDEFHERSLDGDLGLALALDATALREDLRLLVMSATIDGARVSKLLGDAPVIESEGRAFPVETRYIDHDPLARLEDQVTAATLEAMRDEPGSVLVFVPGQAEITRTAERLAGKVPANTDIAPLYGQLTPAEQDRAVQPAPTGRRKIVLATSIAETSLTIEGVRIVIDSGFRRVPAYEPSTGLTTLETRRVSRAAADQRRGRAGRTEPGICYRLWNEGQSAALDAFDTPEILAADLSGLALDLASWGVTDPRTLAFLDPPPAPAWNEAITLLKGLEALDGDGRITPEGQALARLPLHPRLAHMVHRAAVENDALTAAEVAVLIGERGLGGDGIDLAHRLARFRRESGRRADEAKNLARRWAALVGNRTGNSEDAGRHLARAYPDRVAQASGARGRFRLANGRAASLEETDGLAAAPYLVVADLTGTAANGRIRSAAAIDRATIEELFAGQIDTQVVLSFDKGSRSLRARRLRMLGALRLNEEPLAVPATEEAASALATGLAEIGLPLPWSREQKALRARATYLHETLGEPWPDLSDAALAADGAAWLAPYLVGRAGLGDITAEDLSAALDEKLPWARRSEMERLLPSHFAAPSGSNVPIDYSGENGPTLEIRVQELFGLDRHPSVAGGKVPLLLVLLSPAHRPIQTTRDLPGFWRGSWRDVAKDLKGRYPKHYWPDNPLEAQATARAKPRGT